The following proteins are encoded in a genomic region of Fusarium oxysporum f. sp. lycopersici 4287 chromosome 1, whole genome shotgun sequence:
- a CDS encoding hypothetical protein (At least one base has a quality score < 10), with amino-acid sequence MMRKAKGTTLQCCIDPANHLLLEAPTPYIRNFESISGLKTNYSSSGLHWNALQTGLDKQFLADLTFHLDSGLKIRVPNNQYMIPSVDIASNGSRVSNTSKRDILITDIEDGPPILGRYFLTAAYLMVNHDAGTFTLWQANATRERSLVRVFDEETGKKCENTTGVIQPSASYTGSASESSRPDRGIGSNSGSLSGAVIGGAVVGAVAGAVLIGLGITYFLIKKKQKADTYYFYPAHEELQRADIYEMDGNPRADDESYMKAGIRQ; translated from the exons ATGATGAGGAAAGCGAAGGGGACGACGTTACAGTGTTGTATCGATCCGGCGAATCATTTGCTGCTGGAGGCACCGACGCCGTATATACGGAATTTTGAGTCTATCAGTGGTTTGAAGACGAATTACTCATCGAGTGGACTGCACTGGAATGCCCTTCAGACAGGCCTCGACAAGCA GTTCTTGGCCGACCTGACCTTTCATCTCGACTCCGGTCTCAAGATCCGCGTCCCAAACAACCAATACATGATCCCCTCCGTGGACATCGCCTCCAACGGCTCACGAGTCAGCAATACATCCAAACGCGACATTCTCATAACAGATATCGAAGACGGACCACCAATCCTTGGGAGGTATTTCCTCACAGCGGCGTATCTCATGGTCAATCACGATGCTGGGACTTTCACGCTCTGGCAGGCGAATGCCACTCGGGAAAGAAGCCTCGTGAGAGTATTCGATGAGGAGACGGGGAAGAAGTGTGAGAATACTACGGGCGTTATACAGCCCTCTGCGTCTTACACGGGCTCTGCTTCTGAGAGTTCGAGACCAGACAGAGGGATTGGTTCGAATTCGGGTTCACTCTCTGGTGCGGTCATTGGTGGCGCTGTTGTTGGTGCTGTAGCTGGGGCGGTGTTGATAGGGCTGGGAATTACTTACTTCTTGataaaaaagaaacaaaaagcTG ATACATACTACTTTTACCCTGCGCATGAGGAGCTGCAAAGAGCGGATATATACGAGATGGATGGAAACCCAAGAGCCGACGACGAATCGTACATGAAAGCTGGAATACGGCAGTAA